The genomic DNA ctgatacaagccaagatgctcttggccttcttggccatctgagcacactgctggctcatattcagctggctatcaaccaatactgccagatccctttctgcctGGCAACTTGCCAGCCACTATTCCTTCAGCCTATggtgttgcatggggttgttgtgccccaggtgcaggttCAGTACGGCCTTGTCCCTAGTTGGCTTGCTCACCATCTGTGTCGGGAAGTTATCTACACATTCTAGAAACCTCCTAATCTGTTTCCTCCCTGCTGTGGTTGTATTTCCAGCAGATATCTGGTAAATTGAAGTCTCCCATGAGAACAAGAGGTAGCAATTGTAATACTTCTCCCATCTGCTTGTAGACTACTCACTTTTCCCATTGATGTCCCTTTCCCCATAACTTCAATGTGTGAAGTTAAGTATGATTTCATTGGCCAACTTGAAGAAAAGGCATCACCTTTATCTCTTCCTCTAAGTGCCTCTTGAGTTCCTCAATCTGCTGAGTGAATGCCTGCTTGCTTCGAGACAGCTGAGAAATCTGAGAATCTTTCTCCTCCACCTGGCGTGAATATTCACCTAGGGAAGCatatagaaatgaaaagtttaatTGTCACTGgtgaccaaaaccaaaaaatttTAGTATGCTCTCCCATTCCACAACAGAGGTGAAGCTTTCTCACCTGATTCTGTCTGCAGACGAGCTCTTTGAGCGCTGAGGTCATTGATCATGCGCTGATGCTCCTCTTCCTTTGTCTTTATCTCACTCAGCTGGTCTTCTAGAGTACGACACATTTTCTCCAGGTTTGCCTATGGTGATGACGAGACATGAAAGAAGATAAATATGTAGATTCCTCCT from Oxyura jamaicensis isolate SHBP4307 breed ruddy duck unplaced genomic scaffold, BPBGC_Ojam_1.0 oxyUn_random_OJ45667, whole genome shotgun sequence includes the following:
- the LOC118158831 gene encoding myosin heavy chain, skeletal muscle-like, whose product is MESVSKAKANLEKMCRTLEDQLSEIKTKEEEHQRMINDLSAQRARLQTESGEYSRQVEEKDSQISQLSRSKQAFTQQIEELKRHLEEEIKVMPFLQVGQ